Proteins co-encoded in one Lysobacter solisilvae genomic window:
- a CDS encoding TSCPD domain-containing protein produces MTVKIDKKIKGYSVVSADDKAAAALKAESVSRAAAEAELPKMADVIQMHERVERPEVLIGSTYKIKTPLVEHAMYVTINDIVLNPGTEHELRRPFEVFINSKNMDHFQWIVALTRIMSAVFRKGGDVTFLVDEMRAVFDPRGGYFKAGGVYMPSLVAEIGAVVEEHLKSIGLMHDPEMSDAHRALIAEKRKAYEDRSKKNSDVSLAASAISADADARTEEVIEVTGEGASFPPSATMCHKCSAKAVVIMDGCATCLNCGYSKCG; encoded by the coding sequence ATGACCGTCAAGATCGACAAGAAAATCAAGGGCTACAGCGTGGTCAGCGCCGACGACAAGGCCGCCGCCGCACTGAAGGCCGAGTCCGTCAGCCGCGCCGCCGCCGAGGCCGAGCTGCCCAAGATGGCCGACGTCATCCAGATGCACGAGCGCGTCGAGCGCCCCGAAGTGCTCATCGGCTCCACCTACAAGATCAAGACGCCGCTGGTCGAGCACGCCATGTACGTGACGATCAACGACATCGTGCTGAACCCCGGCACCGAGCACGAGCTGCGCCGCCCGTTCGAGGTGTTCATCAACTCCAAGAACATGGACCACTTCCAGTGGATCGTGGCCCTGACCCGCATCATGTCCGCCGTGTTCCGCAAGGGCGGCGACGTCACCTTCCTGGTCGACGAGATGCGCGCCGTGTTCGACCCCCGCGGCGGCTACTTCAAGGCCGGCGGCGTGTACATGCCCTCCCTGGTCGCCGAGATCGGCGCCGTGGTCGAGGAGCACCTGAAGTCCATCGGCCTGATGCACGACCCGGAAATGAGCGACGCCCACCGCGCCCTCATCGCCGAGAAGCGCAAGGCCTACGAAGACCGCTCAAAAAAAAACTCTGACGTAAGCCTCGCGGCGTCCGCCATCAGCGCCGACGCCGACGCCCGCACCGAGGAAGTCATCGAAGTCACCGGCGAAGGCGCGTCCTTCCCGCCCAGCGCGACCATGTGCCACAAGTGCTCAGCGAAGGCTGTGGTGATCATGGATGGGTGTGCGACTTGCTTGAACTGCGGGTACAGCAAGTGCGGCTAG